From the Actinopolymorpha singaporensis genome, the window CCTCGTGCACACCTGACAGCTGTCCTGGCGCTGCCCCGCGACGGGTCAGCACCGGTTCACACGTGCGGCGCCGCAGTCTGTCATGCGGTGCCACACGTCAATCACGGCAGACCGGCCGCCCGGACGGTTGCCCGTCCGAAGCGCCCGAACTGTCCGAGTAGCCGAGTCAGCCCTCGCCGCCGGGAGCCTTGCCGGCAGCCGCGGCGGGCTGGGTGCGTTCGGCCCGCTCGGCTTCCCGATCGGCCTCCCGCTCGGCGGCGCGTCGGGCCTTGTCGGCCTCGACGTCGGCGCGCGCCTCGGACTTACGCTTGTGGGGAGTCACGACCATGATCATGTTGCGGCCGTCCTGGCGCGGCTGGGACTCCACGAACCCGAGGTCGGCGATGTCCTCGGCCAGCCGCTGCAGCAACCGGAAGCCCAGCTCCGGGCGCGACTGCTCCCGGCCACGGAACATGATGGTGATCTTGACCTTGTCTCCTTGCCGGAGGAACCGGACGACGTGACCCTTCTTGGTGTCGTAGTCGTGCGGATCGATCTTCGGCCGGAGCTTCATTTCCTTGATGACCGTCTGGGCCTGGTTGCGTCGCGACTCCCGGGCCTTCTGCGCGGTCTCGTACTTGAACTTCCCAAAATCCATCAGCTTGCAGACCGGCGGACGGGCTGTCGGGGCAACCTCGACCAGGTCGAGGTCGGCTTCCTGAGCCAGCCGCAGCGCATCCTCGATGCGCACGATGCCGACCTGCTCGCCGTTCGGTCCTACGAGCCGGACCTCGGGAACCCTGATCCGCTCGTTGACGCGAAGCTCTGTGGCGATGGGACCCTCCTGTGGTGTGGTGCGACTTCTTCGTCAGGCACCGCCGGATGCGGGGCCTCCACGGTGGCCGCGGACGCGAAAAAGGCTCCCGCGTCTACCACTCGCGGAAGCCATCGATCCGGTACGCGACCTGACCCGCCGTGGGCGGGTGCGTCACGCTGGACGCCGAGGAAGATCCGGAGACCAGAACCTTCGGCGACCGGCCGGAACCCGACGACCTGACGATCGATGCGGGTGGGAGATGGACCTCCGCTTGTGACCCGGCCTGGTGAGCGTCCCACCTACCGGGTCGGCCATCGGCAACCCTACCAGGCCCGCGCACGTGCCGCCTACCGGCCGGTCCCTGCTCGGTACACCTGGTGAGCCGGCGACGGCAGGGCGTACCGCCGGAGGAAGTCCCACCCGATCGCGGCGGCGTCCAGGCGGCACCGCCCGCCCACCGGCCACACGTGGCCGCAGGGGTGCGTGCGGACCTCCACGACCGAGCCCGGCGCCCGGACCGCGATCGTGCCGCGAAGGTGCGATACGGGTGGAAAGGTCGCGTGCAGCCGGTCGACCCGACCGCCGTCGTACGGGACGACCGCGTCGGAGGTCCCGTGGATCTCCAGGTAGTGGATGGGCGCGCCGCCGCGGCACCGGCCGACCAGCGCACCGGCCACGCCGACCCCCGCGGCGAAGAGGCGCGGCCGCTCGCACAAGGCGTGCAGCGTCATCATCGCGCCGTTGGAGAACCCCGTGAGATACACCCGCCGGGGGTCGATCCCCGGCACCCGGCGGCGGACGTCGGCCACCACGTCGACGAGGTACTCCACGTCCTTCGCGTGGTGGGCGTTGCTCCAGCCGCAGCAACCCGCGGCGTTCCACGAGCGCCTGGCGCCGATGCCGTACGCCACCACGTATCCGCGCCGGACCGCCGTCGCCTGGAACTGCCCGAGGTACTCCATCCGGCGCCACGTGCCGCCGAAGGAGTGGAGCACGAGCAGCAGCGGACGGCGGGCGCCCGCGCGGGCGGGTGCCGGTGTGGGCAGGACGTACTCGCGGCCGCCGGCGAGCCGGACCTGACCGGGAAGCGCACCCGCGTGCCGGGCGCCGGGCGGCCCGGCGGTGGCCGGCGACGCGGGAGTCGCGCCGGGGGTCGGCGTCCTCACCCCGACCCCGGCGGAGGCGCCGGGTGTCGCGGCGGTCCGGTCGTGACCGTCGCCGAGGCCCGCACAACCGCCGAGAGCCGTCGCCGCCAGCGAGAGGACGCCGGCCACGAGGGCGGCCAGGCGTACGCGA encodes:
- the infC gene encoding translation initiation factor IF-3, producing the protein MATELRVNERIRVPEVRLVGPNGEQVGIVRIEDALRLAQEADLDLVEVAPTARPPVCKLMDFGKFKYETAQKARESRRNQAQTVIKEMKLRPKIDPHDYDTKKGHVVRFLRQGDKVKITIMFRGREQSRPELGFRLLQRLAEDIADLGFVESQPRQDGRNMIMVVTPHKRKSEARADVEADKARRAAEREADREAERAERTQPAAAAGKAPGGEG
- a CDS encoding alpha/beta hydrolase family esterase → MPSRRRVRLAALVAGVLSLAATALGGCAGLGDGHDRTAATPGASAGVGVRTPTPGATPASPATAGPPGARHAGALPGQVRLAGGREYVLPTPAPARAGARRPLLLVLHSFGGTWRRMEYLGQFQATAVRRGYVVAYGIGARRSWNAAGCCGWSNAHHAKDVEYLVDVVADVRRRVPGIDPRRVYLTGFSNGAMMTLHALCERPRLFAAGVGVAGALVGRCRGGAPIHYLEIHGTSDAVVPYDGGRVDRLHATFPPVSHLRGTIAVRAPGSVVEVRTHPCGHVWPVGGRCRLDAAAIGWDFLRRYALPSPAHQVYRAGTGR